One stretch of Homo sapiens chromosome 15 genomic scaffold, GRCh38.p14 alternate locus group ALT_REF_LOCI_1 HSCHR15_5_CTG8 DNA includes these proteins:
- the GOLGA6L9 gene encoding golgin subfamily A member 6-like protein 9 isoform 1 (isoform 1 is encoded by transcript variant 1; The RefSeq protein has 5 substitutions compared to this genomic sequence): MWPQPRLPPHPAMSEKTQQGKLAAAKKKLKAYWQRKSPGIPAGANRKKKINGSSPDTFTSGGYHSPGDSATGIYGEGRASSTTLQDLESQYQELAVALDSSSAIISQLTENINSLVRTSKEEKKHEIHLVQKLGRSLFKLKNQTAEPLAPQPPAGPSKMEQLQDETNHLRKELESVGRQLQAEVENNQMLSLLNRRQEERLREQEERLREQEERLCEQEERLCEQEERLREQEERLCEQEKLPGQERLLEEVEKLLEQERRQEEQERLLERERLLDEVEELLEQERLRQQDERLWQQETLRELERLRELERMLELGWEALYEQRAEPRSGFEELNNENKSTLQLEQQVKELEKSGGAEEPRGSESAAAARPVAGAPVPQGAWMCGQAGWTPQEHPGLSGEAVGTGEAAGGAGEAACHSFRAAENRELNITII; the protein is encoded by the exons ATGTGGCCCCAAccccgcctccctccccaccccgcgATGTCAGAAAAAACACAACAGGGGAAATTGGCCGCAGCCAAGAAAAAG TTAAAAGCATATTGGCAGAGGAAGAGCCCTGGCATTCCAGCAGGAGctaacaggaaaaagaaagtcaatggcAGTAGCCCTGACACAGCCACTTCTGGTGGTTACCACTCACCTGGGGAT TCAGCAACAGGTATCTACGGGGAGGGCCGTGCATCCTCTACTACCCTGCAGGATCTGGAG AGCCAGTACCAAGAACTAGCAGTAGCCCTGGATTCAAGCTCCGCAATAATCAGTCAACTCACTGAAAACATCAATTCACTG GTTCGCACATCtaaggaggagaagaagcatgAGATACATCTGGTACAGAAGCTTGGGAGGAGCTTGTTCAAACTCAAAAACCAGACGG ctgaACCCCTGGCCCCACAGCCCCCAGCAGGGCCATCTAAGGTGGAGCAGCTACAAGATGAGACCAACCACCTAAGGAAGGAGCTAGAGAGTGTGGGAAGACAGctccaggctgaggtggaaaacAATCAGATGTTGAGTCTCCTGAACAGgagacaggaggagaggctacgtgaacaggaggagaggctacgtgaacaggaggagaggctgtgtgaacaggaggagaggctgtgtgaacaggaggagaggctacgtgaacaggaggagaggctgtgtgAACAGGAGAAGCTGCCAGGGCAGGAGAGGCTGCTGGAAGAGGTGGAGAAGCTGTTAAAACAGGAGAGGcggcaggaggagcaggagaggctGCTGGAGAGGGAGAGGCTGCTGGACGAGGTGGAGGAGCTCCTGGAGCAGGAGAGGCTTCGGCAACAGGATGAGAGGCTGTGGCAGCAGGAGACTCTGCGGGAGCTGGAGAGGTTGCGGGAGCTGGAGAGGATGCTGGAGCTGGGGTGGGAAGCCCTGTACGAGCAGCGGGCCGAGCCACGCAGCGGCTTCGAGGAGCTG AACAACGAGAACAAGAGCACACTGCAGTTGGAGCAGCAAGTAAAGGAGCTGGAGAAGTCGG GTGGAGCTGAAGAGCCAAGAGGCTCCGAGTCTGCAGCAGCAGCCAGACCAGTACCTGGAGCCCCAGTCCCACAAGGAGCTTGGATGTGCGGACAAGCAGGGTG GACTCCCCAGGAGCACCCAGGCTTGAGTGGAGAAGCTGTTGGTACAGGAGAGGcggcaggaggagcaggagaggctGCATGCCATTCTTTTCGGGCTGCCGAGAACAGGGAGCTAAACATCACCATCATCTAA
- the GOLGA6L9 gene encoding golgin subfamily A member 6-like protein 9 isoform 2 (isoform 2 is encoded by transcript variant 2; The RefSeq protein has 3 substitutions compared to this genomic sequence) — protein sequence MEQLQDETNHLRKELESVGRQLQAEVENNQMLSLLNRRQEERLREQEERLREQEERLCEQEERLCEQEERLREQEERLCEQEKLPGQERLLEEVEKLLEQERRQEEQERLLERERLLDEVEELLEQERLRQQDERLWQQETLRELERLRELERMLELGWEALYEQRAEPRSGFEELNNENKSTLQLEQQVKELEKSGGAEEPRGSESAAAARPVAGAPVPQGAWMCGQAGWTPQEHPGLSGEAVGTGEAAGGAGEAACHSFRAAENRELNITII from the exons GTGGAGCAGCTACAAGATGAGACCAACCACCTAAGGAAGGAGCTAGAGAGTGTGGGAAGACAGctccaggctgaggtggaaaacAATCAGATGTTGAGTCTCCTGAACAGgagacaggaggagaggctacgtgaacaggaggagaggctacgtgaacaggaggagaggctgtgtgaacaggaggagaggctgtgtgaacaggaggagaggctacgtgaacaggaggagaggctgtgtgAACAGGAGAAGCTGCCAGGGCAGGAGAGGCTGCTGGAAGAGGTGGAGAAGCTGTTAAAACAGGAGAGGcggcaggaggagcaggagaggctGCTGGAGAGGGAGAGGCTGCTGGACGAGGTGGAGGAGCTCCTGGAGCAGGAGAGGCTTCGGCAACAGGATGAGAGGCTGTGGCAGCAGGAGACTCTGCGGGAGCTGGAGAGGTTGCGGGAGCTGGAGAGGATGCTGGAGCTGGGGTGGGAAGCCCTGTACGAGCAGCGGGCCGAGCCACGCAGCGGCTTCGAGGAGCTG AACAACGAGAACAAGAGCACACTGCAGTTGGAGCAGCAAGTAAAGGAGCTGGAGAAGTCGG GTGGAGCTGAAGAGCCAAGAGGCTCCGAGTCTGCAGCAGCAGCCAGACCAGTACCTGGAGCCCCAGTCCCACAAGGAGCTTGGATGTGCGGACAAGCAGGGTG GACTCCCCAGGAGCACCCAGGCTTGAGTGGAGAAGCTGTTGGTACAGGAGAGGcggcaggaggagcaggagaggctGCATGCCATTCTTTTCGGGCTGCCGAGAACAGGGAGCTAAACATCACCATCATCTAA
- the LOC128966709 gene encoding putative ubiquitin-conjugating enzyme E2Q2-like protein, protein MGPAVLGQGEEGAAGSARMLWTPAAAKTVRFSLFPHVQPIVFKEKLTMKTDSLMEEKLECSLWCCLSDPSTPGRCCVLERRIVPWMQQKIVLKDNANSEPRKPSSGFLQLRCFKSSSARLFSLPQFAYNDVLSSYNCCL, encoded by the exons ATGGGTCCAGCAGTGCTGGGTCAAGGCGAGGAGGGGGCAGCCGGAAGCGCGCGCATGCTCTGGACTCCTGCAGCCGCCAAAACGG TCAGGTTTTCCTTGTTCCCGCATGTTCAGCCAATCGTGTTTAAGGAGAAACTAACAATGAAAACGGACTCGTTGATGGAGGAAAAGTTGGAATGCAGCCTCTGGTGCTGTTTGAGCGATCCCTCTACCCCGGGTCGCTGCTGTGTTCTGGAAAGGCGCATTGTACCCTGGATGCAGCAG AAGATCGTTCTGAAAGATAATGCCAACTCGGAACCTAGGAAACCATCCAGTGGGTTTCTGCAGCTTAGGTGTTTCAAATCCTCATCAGCACGtttgttttctctgcctcagtttgctTACAATGATGTTCTCAGTAGCTACAATTGCTGTCTTTGA